A genome region from Haloarcula rubripromontorii includes the following:
- a CDS encoding DUF2304 domain-containing protein, translating into MVFGFDYSLVNLLSLVVGLAFLANGYIIVRSERESLELFVMSLLLGTGLIVVAVVPNVFEVVARLLGLEWKARAILVISNLTLFVAVTYLLNRIGHMYDRLSRLNEELSLLRSELEEHQLRTEDEQDD; encoded by the coding sequence ATGGTCTTTGGATTCGACTACTCACTGGTCAATCTCCTGTCGCTGGTCGTCGGCCTGGCCTTCCTCGCGAACGGGTACATCATCGTCAGAAGCGAACGCGAATCGCTGGAGTTGTTTGTGATGTCGCTGCTGCTCGGCACGGGACTCATCGTCGTCGCCGTCGTTCCCAACGTGTTCGAGGTCGTGGCGCGGCTGCTGGGGCTGGAATGGAAAGCCCGGGCTATCCTCGTCATCTCGAACCTGACGCTGTTCGTCGCGGTGACGTACCTGCTCAACCGAATCGGGCATATGTACGACCGGCTGTCGCGGCTGAACGAGGAGCTGAGCCTCCTGCGGAGCGAACTGGAGGAACACCAGCTACGGACCGAGGACGAGCAGGATGACTGA
- a CDS encoding polysaccharide deacetylase family protein has translation MTDRAVLSIDFELFTQTPAYRSASGTTDRDGVGLDGGRFFRDTLATYDATSTAFVVSEVAESYPDAVQALADDGLEIASHTHTHQLLSDLDSDGRRAELTQSKDVLERVTDERVSGFRAPAFDITDDHFDLLADTGYTYDSSVVSSRSIPGWYGGEYDIHEPAPATAVHPGAPDSITEFPASVMPGVQLPLTGTWLRFFGPRYTILGMKLLARRGITPMLYVHPWELVDLPAVDGVPTRVYVRTGDWMRRAIERILQQDFEFTTVRAVLADGETAASRLHRGETP, from the coding sequence ATGACTGACCGGGCGGTGCTGTCGATAGATTTTGAGCTGTTCACCCAGACACCGGCCTACCGGAGCGCGTCGGGGACGACCGACCGCGACGGCGTCGGCCTCGACGGCGGTCGATTTTTCAGGGACACGCTCGCAACGTACGACGCGACTTCGACCGCATTCGTGGTATCGGAAGTTGCCGAATCCTACCCCGACGCTGTACAAGCCCTGGCTGACGACGGGCTCGAAATCGCCTCCCATACGCACACGCATCAGTTGCTTTCGGACCTCGACAGCGACGGGCGGCGGGCGGAACTGACACAGTCGAAGGACGTGCTGGAGCGAGTTACAGACGAGCGGGTCTCCGGGTTCCGCGCGCCTGCCTTCGATATCACTGACGACCACTTCGACCTGCTTGCCGATACCGGATACACGTACGACTCTAGCGTCGTCTCCAGCCGGTCGATTCCGGGGTGGTACGGCGGCGAGTACGACATCCACGAGCCGGCTCCAGCGACAGCGGTGCACCCGGGCGCGCCGGACAGCATTACGGAGTTCCCGGCCAGCGTCATGCCGGGAGTCCAGCTGCCCCTGACCGGGACCTGGCTCCGGTTTTTCGGCCCGCGATACACGATTCTGGGCATGAAATTGCTAGCCCGTCGGGGCATCACGCCGATGCTGTACGTCCATCCGTGGGAACTGGTGGACCTGCCGGCCGTTGACGGCGTGCCGACGCGGGTGTACGTCAGAACTGGTGACTGGATGCGCCGGGCTATCGAACGGATTCTGCAGCAGGACTTCGAGTTCACGACCGTACGGGCCGTTTTAGCGGACGGTGAGACGGCCGCGTCACGGCTACACAGGGGCGAGACGCCGTGA
- a CDS encoding lysylphosphatidylglycerol synthase transmembrane domain-containing protein — protein MTSRARDLGITVAQYGIAVVALSWLLTQFDITSAIDLLAGVKTETALAVIAVSILGICGRAYTWHAVITPLSTVRFRTAAGTTLIVNFVNQLLPSRLSGRLAAPFVLRSQTGMDYSDAAAASALHTAVFALYYGIAATAGLVLAIPLLRIELLVVLALATTLYFVAGLAILFGGLRLTYLDRLIGWLSGVAVRVPRVGKGLAERLDGLLEFTDSSTTTFRSLASEPAVWLRYAIGWAVDLVLAPGVRVGLLLGSFGVGFEPLVAVPLYLLVAYTVTLLPLTPGGIGITEATATAVFVALGIPAEVIIPIIFVDRFLSIYLPSLAGWYPSVRLDVTSLTTE, from the coding sequence GTGACGAGCCGGGCTCGTGATCTGGGCATCACGGTCGCCCAGTACGGTATCGCCGTCGTTGCGCTTTCGTGGTTGCTCACGCAGTTCGACATCACGAGCGCAATCGACCTGCTCGCCGGCGTCAAGACCGAGACAGCACTCGCGGTCATCGCCGTCAGCATTCTCGGCATCTGTGGCCGAGCCTACACATGGCACGCGGTAATCACCCCGCTGTCCACCGTCCGGTTCCGGACCGCCGCCGGGACGACGCTCATCGTGAACTTCGTCAATCAGCTGCTCCCCTCGCGACTCTCCGGACGGCTGGCCGCACCGTTCGTCCTTCGGAGCCAGACCGGAATGGACTACAGCGACGCCGCAGCTGCCTCAGCGCTTCACACCGCCGTCTTCGCGCTATATTACGGCATCGCGGCGACCGCGGGACTCGTACTAGCGATTCCACTGCTCCGCATCGAACTCCTCGTGGTGCTGGCGCTCGCGACGACCCTCTACTTCGTGGCCGGTCTCGCCATACTGTTCGGAGGCCTCAGGCTCACCTATCTGGACCGCCTTATCGGCTGGCTGTCCGGGGTCGCAGTCCGGGTTCCGCGCGTCGGCAAGGGGCTAGCAGAACGTCTCGACGGCCTGCTCGAATTCACCGATAGCTCGACCACGACGTTTCGGTCACTGGCGAGCGAGCCGGCGGTGTGGCTGCGCTACGCAATCGGCTGGGCCGTCGATCTCGTCCTCGCGCCCGGCGTCCGCGTCGGCTTGCTGCTGGGCAGTTTCGGCGTCGGGTTCGAGCCGCTGGTCGCGGTACCGCTGTACCTGCTGGTCGCATACACCGTGACACTCCTGCCGCTGACGCCCGGCGGCATCGGCATCACCGAAGCGACGGCGACTGCGGTGTTCGTCGCGCTGGGCATCCCGGCTGAGGTCATCATCCCTATCATCTTCGTCGACCGGTTCCTCAGTATCTACCTGCCGTCGCTTGCAGGCTGGTATCCCTCTGTTCGGCTCGACGTTACGTCACTGACGACAGAGTAG